Proteins from one Sabethes cyaneus chromosome 2, idSabCyanKW18_F2, whole genome shotgun sequence genomic window:
- the LOC128738613 gene encoding fasciclin-3-like, with product MDNNGNDVEGIVLCNGLDVLTFPKQLFVSEGQRNVNLLCKVPGGQSIDFCIVKVPGVPAPFASSERLPTPVPGITFYGEGWSQGSCGVTLDRIIPEYDGIFECTVAINGQTHKGTIEIMIKVPPSPPVIELSSNIDARNGEFDYGKPLVARCISRNGWPGAELSWYLDDAPITQELGAAFSETVRRKTTVQQFFRKSVAVEDNRKRLICRATHDSYPSGYVETILPIKLRKSNNTKYESKQHELREIKPSPPQLVISSDIHTSNGSFKIGSSMVIQCISRDGTPPATFLWFLDDQLIYEGLSSPFVSRDDLGTSTVQQVLQRQVQESDNGKKIICKARHPSGSTETQLKITTFE from the exons ATGGATAACAACGGAAACGATGTTGAAGGAATTG TGTTATGCAATGGCCTAGATGTTTTAACTTTTCCAAAGCAACTATTTGTTTCTGAAGGCCAACGAAATGTGAATTTATTGTGTAAAGTACCTGGTGGTCAATCAATCGACTTTTGCAT TGTTAAAGTACCAGGAGTACCTGCTCCATTTGCTAGTAGTGAACGACTTCCGACTCCTGTGCCAGGTATTACTTTCTACGGAGAAGGATGGAGCCAAGGATCATGTGGAGTTACATTGGATAGAATTATTCCAGAATATGATGGTATCTTCGAGTGTACTGTCGCAATAAATGGACAAACACACAAAGGAACAATAGAAATTATGATTAAAG TTCCTCCCTCACCTCCAGTGATAGAATTGTCTAGCAATATAGATGCCAGAAATGGTGAATTTGACTATGGAAAGCCTCTTGTGGCGAGATGTATTTCTAGAAATGGATGGCCAGGTGCTGAACTATCCTGGTACTTAGATGATGCTCCAATAACTCAAGAATTAGGAGCAGCCTTCTCGGAAACTGTACGAAGAAAAACAACTGTCCAGCAATTCTTTCGAAAATCGGTGGCCGTGGAAGACAATCGAAAACGACTAATATGCCGAGCAACACACGACTCCTATCCAAGTGGATATGTGGAAACGATACTACCTATTAAACTTAGAAAAT CAAACAATACGAAATATGAAAGTAAGCAACACGAGTTAAGAGAAATTAAACCATCACCTCCACAGCTTGTTATCTCAAGTGACATTCACACCAGTAACGGCTCATTCAAAATAGGATCAAGCATGGTTATTCAATGTATATCACGTGACGGTACACCACCGGCAACATTTTTGTGGTTTTTAG ATGATCAGCTTATTTACGAAGGCCTTTCGTCTCCATTCGTATCTCGTGATGACCTAGGAACCAGTACCGTTCAGCAAGTACTACAACGCCAAGTACAAGAAAGCGACAATgggaaaaaaatcatttgtaAAGCGCGGCACCCGAGCGGTTCAACCGAAACTCAGCTTAAAATAACAACTTTCGAATGA
- the LOC128735050 gene encoding fasciclin-3-like: MVWSLRQRRFSSMAAWMITGLCLALVALVESQGIQTIPATAYVKSLSKNIKLLCRSDKPIDACSVKIPGVVGNQDIHSLPDGINYYGESLHRGDCGIEFATFKSSNEGKFFCNLTIGKELFQSAIDIIIPITPEPTEIELGRNTVIEQGGLAPNQTLAIKCISQDAIPQANLSWFLDDEQIDSSFLGPLQTSITVDKKGRKLLTVQQELHYFITAADCGKKIVCKAEHFAISKGYYRAFLPLNIRIPPQPIPSIYIGEGSHAIVNVTIKSNPRPKTSWKVNGLTIDEGLTVGPYQAYIPKDMDHGDYLILLKINEPTEQTEIFELTASNDLGSQTYVIKGRKYEENEIVTPASKNGAVFWLISIWTFFCSAIVTCALRNPSVA; encoded by the exons ATGGTTTGGTCTTTGCGGCAGCGGCGGTTTAGCTCAATGGCAGCTTGGATGATCACAGGTCTATGTCTTG CTTTGGTGGCACTCGTTGAATCTCAAGGTATCCAAACAATTCCGGCAACTGCTTATGTAAAATCACTttcgaaaaatataaaattgctaTGTCGGAGTGACAAACCAATCGATGCTTGCAG TGTCAAAATTCCCGGTGTCGTTGGTAATCAGGACATTCATAGCCTTCCTGATGGAATTAACTACTACGGTGAAAGTTTGCATAGAGGTGACTGTGGTATTGAATTCGCAACTTTCAAATCATCTAACGAAGGGAAATTCTTTTGCAATTTAACCATTGGAAAAGAGCTATTTCAATCAGCTATCGATATTATTATACCGATTACACCGGAACCAACTGAAATTGAATTGGGACGCAATACTGTAATTGAACAAGGAGGATTGGCACCGAATCAAACATTGGCGATAAAATGCATATCCCAGGACGCCATCCCGCAGGCCAATCTAAGTTGGTTTTTAGATGACGAACAAATCGACAGCAGTTTCCTGGGACCATTACAAACAAGCATAACAGTtgacaaaaaaggaagaaaactaTTGACCGTGCAGCAAGAACTGCACTATTTCATTACCGCAGCCGATTGCGGAAAGAAAATTGTTTGTAAGGCCGAACATTTTGCTATTAGTAAAGGTTACTATCGGGCTTTCTTACCACTGAATATTCGAA TTCCTCCTCAACCTATTCCGAGCATATACATTGGTGAAGGCTCTCATGCGATAGTAAACGTTACAATCAAATCAAATCCCCGACCGAAGACTAGTTGGAAAGTCAATGGATTGACAATAGATGAGGGCCTTACGGTGGGACCTTATCAAGCTTATATCCCCAAAGATATG GACCACGGAGATTATTTAATTCTATTAAAGATCAACGAGCCAACAGAGCAAACAGAAATATTTGAGCTGACTGCTAGCAACGATCTCGGTTCACAAACATATGTTATTAAAGGACGCAAATACGAGGAAAATGAGATTGTTACCCCTGCTAGTAAAAATGGGGCCGTATTCTGGCTAATTAGCATATGGACGTTTTTCTGCTCTGCAATAGTGACTTGTGCGTTGCGAAATCCTTCGGTTGCCTGA